The Candidozyma auris chromosome 1, complete sequence genome includes a region encoding these proteins:
- the CDC60 gene encoding leucine--tRNA ligase CDC60: protein MSATIKLEKTDRRDTLVEIEKKYQKYWNDNKFFEVDAPTIDEDPEDDPDKLREKYPKFYCTMAYPYMNGVLHAGHSFTLSKVEFATGFERMTGKRALFPLGFHCTGMPIKAAADKIKREVEQFGADFSGAPADDEEEEEEAPKEASQNADPTKFKAKKSKAVAKQGRGKYQFEIMLQLGLSKEEVAAFADPQHWLHYFPALVERDVNNFGGRVDWRRSFVTTPANPYYDAFVRWQINRLKDCGKIKFGERYTIYSEKDGQACLDHDRSSGEGVNPQEYVGIKIPVDEFQPEAKKVFQENNFDYTKNKVYLVAATLRPETMYGQTCCFVSPKINYGIFKASEGVYYITTERAFKNMSFQKLTPTRGDYRATLHINGAALVGSKISPPLTQLKNLHVLPMETILPNKGTGVVTCVPSDSPDDYITTKELANKAEFYKIQKDWVNTEIVPIVKTEKYGDKCAEYLCKELKIQSPKDSVQLAKAKELAYKEGFYNGIMVVGKYAGEKVENAKPKVRADLIASGDAFVYNEPEGQVISRSGDECCVSLEDQWYIDYGEETWKNQALECLEHMETYSKETRHGFEGVLDWLKNWALTRTYGLGTKCPWDHSQLIESLSDSTVYMAYYTIARFLHSDYYGEKPGKFAIKPEQMTDEVFDFIFTRRENIETSIPANQLKALRREFEYFYPLDSRVSGKDLIPNHLTFFIYCHTALFPKKFWPRGVRANGHLMLNNAKMSKSTGNFLTLQQIVEKFGADASRIALADAGDTVEDANFDEANANAAILRLTTLKEWCEEIKANQDSLRTGQKDSFFDKAFDNEMNYLIEQAYEQYGLTNYKAALKFGLFDFQTSRDYYRDSVSGFGMHKDLVFKYIESQALLLAPVAPHFSEFLYKEILEKDGSVQNCKFPRASEPVSQGLLDSLEYVKELARAVRDAETTVLKSKKGKAEVDATKPASLTLLISTSFPDWQEQYIDFVRQLFESNSLNDNKLIKEKVGKDMKRAMPFIQFLKQRLVKEDPKTVFNRELTFNEGELVKQVLPNIQKSSTTIKIDQVKVITFPHGEKKGTDILSGEEVEITATGKVVDAAVPGQPGILIKNVE from the coding sequence ATGAGTGCAACTATCAAACTCGAGAAGACTGACAGGAGAGACACTCTTGTCGAGATCGAGAAAAAATATCAGAAATACTGGAATGATaacaagttctttgaaGTCGATGCTCCAACCATCGACGAAGACCCAGAAGATGATCCAGACAAGTTAAGAGAGAAATACCCAAAATTCTACTGTACCATGGCTTATCCCTACATGAACGGTGTTTTGCACGCTGGTCACAGTTTTACATTGTCAAAAGTGGAATTTGCAACTGGATTTGAGAGAATGACTGGCAAGAGAGCTCTCTTCCCATTGGGTTTCCACTGTACTGGTATGCCCATCAAGGCTGCTGCCGACAAGATTAAAAGAGAGGTGGAGCAATTTGGTGCTGACTTCTCTGGTGCTCCTGCcgacgatgaagaggaagaggaggaggctCCAAAGGAGGCCAGCCAGAACGCAGACCCAACCAAGTTCAAAGCGAAGAAGTCTAAGGCTGTTGCCAAGCAGGGTAGAGGTAAGTATCAGTTTGAAATTATGTTGCAATTGGGtctttccaaagaagaagttgctgCTTTCGCAGACCCTCAGCACTGGCTCCATTATTTCCCTGCTCTTGTGGAGAGAGACGTGAACAATTTTGGTGGTAGAGTGGACTGGAGAAGATCGTTTGTCACCACTCCTGCCAATCCTTACTACGATGCTTTTGTCCGCTGGCAAATCAATAGATTGAAAGATTGTGGCAAGATCAAGTTTGGTGAAAGATACACCATTTACTCCGAGAAGGATGGCCAGGCATGCTTGGACCACGACAGACTGAGCGGTGAAGGTGTCAACCCTCAGGAATACGTGGGTATCAAGATTCCCGTAGATGAGTTTCAGCCtgaggccaagaaggttTTCCAGGAAAACAACTTCGATTACACCAAAAACAAAGTCTATTTGGTTGCCGCGACTTTGAGACCTGAGACGATGTATGGCCAAACCTGTTGTTTCgtttctccaaaaattAACTACGGTATTTTCAAGGCGAGCGAGGGTGTATACTATATCACCACAGAGAGAgccttcaagaacatgTCGTTTCAGAAATTAACTCCTACCAGAGGCGACTACAGAGCCACCTTGCACATCAATGGTGCTGCTCTTGTTGGCTCCAAGATCTCTCCTCCATTGACCCAACTCAAAAACCTTCATGTCCTCCCCATGGAGACTATTTTGCCCAATAAGGGTACTGGTGTAGTGACTTGTGTTCCTTCTGATTCTCCGGATGATTacatcaccaccaaagagTTGGCGAACAAGGCTGAGTTCTACAAAATCCAGAAGGATTGGGTGAACACTGAGATTGTTCCTATTGTGAAGACTGAGAAGTATGGTGACAAGTGTGCTGAGTACTTGTgcaaagagttgaagattCAGTCTCCAAAAGACTCCGTTCAATTGGCCAAGGCTAAGGAATTGGCTTACAAGGAGGGTTTCTACAACGGTATCATGGTCGTCGGCAAGTATGCTGGTGAGAAGGTTGAAAACGCTAAGCCCAAGGTCAGAGCTGACTTGATTGCTTCTGGTGATGCTTTTGTTTACAACGAACCAGAAGGACAGGTTATTTCCAGATCTGGTGACGAATGTTGCGTGTCCTTGGAAGATCAATGGTACATTGACTATGGTGAGGAGACTTGGAAAAATCAGGCATTGGAGTGCTTAGAGCACATGGAAACCTACTCGAAGGAAACTAGACACGGCTTTGAGGGTGTGTTGGACTGGTTGAAGAACTGGGCTCTTACTAGAACTTACGGTTTGGGTACCAAGTGTCCATGGGACCATTCCCAATTGATCGAATCCTTGTCAGACTCTACTGTTTACATGGCTTACTATACTATCGCTCGTTTCTTGCATTCCGATTACTACGGTGAAAAGCCCGGTAAGTTTGCAATCAAGCCTGAGCAGATGACTGACGAGGTTTTCgacttcatcttcactaGAAGAGAGAATATCGAGACCTCTATCCCTGCTAATCAGTTAAAGGCCCTCAGAAGAGAGTTCGAGTACTTCTACCCATTGGACTCTAGAGTTAGTGGTAAGGACTTGATTCCAAACCACTTaactttcttcatctacTGTCACACTGCACTCTTCCCAAAGAAGTTCTGGCCAAGAGGTGTTAGAGCCAACGGTCACTTGATGTTGAATAACGCCAAGATGTCCAAGTCTACCGGTAACTTCTTGACTTTGCAACAAATTGTAGAGAAGTTTGGTGCAGACGCATCCAGAATTGCCTTGGCTGATGCTGGTGACACGGTCGAAGACGCTAACTTTGATGAGGCCAATGCCAACGCTGCTATTTTGCGTTTGACCACTTTGAAGGAATGGTgtgaagagatcaaggccAATCAGGACTCCTTGAGAACTGGTCAAAAGGACTCGTTTTTTGACAAGGCATTTGACAACGAAATGAACTACTTGATTGAACAGGCGTACGAACAGTATGGGTTGACTAACTACAAGGCCGCTCTCAAGTTTGGTTTGTTTGACTTTCAAACCTCTAGGGACTACTACAGAGATTCGGTTTCTGGCTTTGGCATGCACAAGGACCTAGTCTTCAAGTACATTGAGAGCCAAGCTTTGTTGCTTGCGCCGGTTGCTCCCCACTTTTCTGAGTTCCTTTATAAGGagattttggagaaggatggTTCCGTCCAGAACTGTAAGTTCCCCAGAGCCTCTGAGCCAGTGTCTCAAGGTTTGTTGGACTCTCTAGAATACGTCAAGGAGTTAGCCAGAGCTGTTCGTGATGCTGAAACCACGGTTTTGAAATCTAAAAAGGGTAAGGCCGAAGTTGATGCAACCAAGCCAGCTTCTTTGACATTGCTCATTTCCACATCGTTCCCAGACTGGCAGGAACAATACATTGACTTTGTGAGACAACTCTTCGAGAGCAACTCTTTAAATGacaacaagttgatcaaggagaaggtcGGCAAGGACATGAAGAGAGCCATGCCTTTCATtcaattcttgaagcagaGATTAGTGAAAGAGGATCCCAAGACTGTGTTCAACCGTGAGTTGACGTTTAACGAGGGtgagttggtgaagcaaGTGTTGCCCAACATTCAGAAATCCAGCACCACTATTAAGATTGACCAAGTGAAGGTGATCACCTTTCCACATGGCGAGAAGAAGGGTACTGACATTCTTAGTGGAGAAGAGGTTGAAATTACTGCTACTGGCAAAGTGGTAGATGCTGCTGTTCCAGGACAGCCGGGcatcttgatcaagaacgTTGAATAA